A genomic segment from Candidatus Brocadia sinica JPN1 encodes:
- a CDS encoding complex I NDUFA9 subunit family protein: MMKVFLTGSTGFVGKQILHDLLENNYQVKCILRQGSEQKIAHYKDVEIVHGDITDPSSLPGKLAGCDTIINLVGIIREFPGKGITFEKLHYEGTANLVRAAREQGVRRFIQMSALGARPDGKTPYQQTKSRAEECVRNAGLDYTIFRPSIIFGPGDKFVNLFAGMLKTQQFVPVIGNGRYQMQPVAVENVSMGFVKSIEQEDAVGKTFDVGGPEKIEFNRIIDIIGDVLCVPPHKLHIPVFLMSLAAEMLDWLPAFPVTKEQIIMLLEGNTCDEKPFFEHFSIKPICFKTGISRYLIL; the protein is encoded by the coding sequence ATGATGAAGGTTTTTTTGACAGGCAGTACGGGTTTTGTAGGAAAACAAATACTTCATGATTTGCTGGAAAATAACTATCAGGTTAAATGCATCCTTCGACAGGGTTCTGAACAAAAGATTGCGCATTATAAAGATGTTGAAATCGTGCATGGCGATATTACAGATCCCAGCAGTTTACCTGGCAAATTAGCAGGGTGTGATACCATTATCAATCTCGTTGGAATTATCAGAGAGTTCCCCGGAAAAGGGATTACCTTTGAGAAATTGCATTACGAGGGGACGGCAAATCTTGTCAGGGCAGCACGAGAACAGGGGGTTAGGCGATTCATTCAGATGAGCGCACTGGGAGCGCGTCCAGACGGCAAGACCCCTTATCAACAAACCAAGTCCCGTGCAGAAGAATGCGTAAGAAACGCTGGGCTTGATTACACTATTTTTCGTCCTTCGATTATCTTTGGGCCTGGAGATAAATTTGTCAATCTGTTTGCTGGCATGCTAAAAACCCAACAATTTGTGCCCGTAATAGGCAACGGAAGGTATCAGATGCAACCCGTGGCAGTAGAAAATGTTTCGATGGGCTTTGTCAAATCGATAGAACAAGAAGACGCCGTAGGCAAAACTTTTGATGTGGGTGGACCAGAAAAGATTGAGTTTAATCGAATCATTGATATCATTGGTGACGTCCTCTGTGTACCACCGCACAAGCTACATATTCCTGTTTTCCTCATGAGCCTTGCAGCAGAAATGCTTGATTGGTTACCCGCCTTTCCCGTTACGAAAGAGCAAATTATTATGTTACTGGAGGGTAATACCTGTGACGAAAAACCGTTTTTTGAACACTTTAGCATCAAACCCATTTGTTTTAAAACGGGAATATCCAGGTATCTTATACTATAA
- a CDS encoding helicase C-terminal domain-containing protein — MKTSKWFARDFIAPDAILSIRDVVEKAGGNEVFLVGRLNNEQVVTDVDVYAMGNKRAVPAIIKEARYGDVIIHNHPEGILDPSDADIEIASYMGQLGVGCYIVDNNVEYLYPVITVKKERGCERLNSDELSTQFQPGGNFSRCLSQYEYRKPQVEMLKSVVDAFNADKIAVIEAGTGTGKSLAYLVPAVFWSMKNQERVVLSTHTINLQEQLIEKDIPILRKCCGLNFKSVLVKGRNNYLCLRKVYNLRSEGGILIDDKDRQQLNDLLEWATKTQDGSKADLNFVPQEDVWEAIQSEADQCTRLKCQFYDECFFYIARRNAASADVLVVNHYLLMADLIVRKETKGYDAVAILPPFKKIIIDEAHHLEDVATAHMSCTISRVRITKLLGRLINLKDNRKGLLQYLKNKLKEMSSIHDKSIAMEVTNRINAEILEERQRLYDTVQGVFENISRALSEYMKNKNFHRDDTKENETKLRITTSMFSTTLWQDVIEIGLRALSTDILKFVSLLTSLLNAFEELSRKAQDTLSPVLIDIVSCKTRLKLVAGDLASFITEDERTCKWMEIKRYAGVPVIRFCAAPLSISGNLKAYLYDNYTTIILTSATLTISKTFGFFKNNIGLHQMPEDRLSELIVDSPFDYKRQSIIGIPTDIPEPDKPGYVPALDESILKTVKISEGRALILFTSYSLLDTLYRRLEPQITQLGYTCLRQGMDNRHNLLEAFKKDTTSVLFATDSFWEGIDVKGDALECVILTRLPFKVPTQPIIEARAEAIEKYGGDAFYDYSLPMAVIKFKQGFGRLIRSREDKGVVIIFDRRVITKKYGHTFLRSLPDARCIKDKRDIVFREMGLFLCRSLVPSHQENTC; from the coding sequence ATGAAAACAAGTAAATGGTTTGCCAGGGATTTTATAGCACCTGACGCTATCTTGTCTATCCGTGACGTCGTTGAAAAGGCAGGTGGAAACGAGGTATTTCTGGTGGGCAGACTGAATAATGAACAGGTGGTAACTGATGTAGATGTTTACGCCATGGGAAATAAACGTGCCGTACCTGCCATCATCAAAGAGGCAAGATATGGTGACGTTATTATCCATAATCATCCGGAAGGTATCCTGGATCCCTCCGATGCGGACATTGAGATTGCGTCATATATGGGACAACTTGGGGTAGGATGCTATATTGTGGATAACAACGTAGAATATCTATACCCGGTGATAACGGTTAAGAAAGAGCGGGGGTGTGAGCGGCTAAACTCTGATGAATTATCCACACAATTTCAACCTGGAGGAAATTTTTCACGGTGTTTGTCTCAGTATGAATATCGCAAGCCACAGGTCGAGATGCTAAAATCGGTTGTTGATGCGTTTAATGCAGACAAAATTGCTGTGATTGAAGCTGGAACAGGGACGGGGAAATCGCTGGCGTATCTTGTCCCGGCTGTATTCTGGAGTATGAAAAACCAGGAACGGGTAGTACTTTCTACCCACACGATAAATCTTCAGGAACAGTTAATCGAAAAGGACATTCCTATACTCAGAAAGTGTTGTGGGCTCAATTTTAAGAGTGTGCTGGTAAAGGGCAGGAATAATTACCTGTGCCTGAGGAAGGTTTATAATTTACGTTCTGAGGGTGGCATATTAATTGACGATAAAGATCGGCAGCAGCTGAACGATCTGCTGGAATGGGCAACAAAGACACAGGATGGGAGCAAGGCAGACCTGAATTTTGTGCCACAGGAGGATGTCTGGGAAGCAATACAATCGGAGGCCGACCAGTGCACGCGGCTGAAGTGTCAGTTTTATGACGAATGCTTTTTTTATATTGCCCGGAGAAATGCAGCCAGCGCTGATGTGTTGGTGGTAAATCACTATCTTCTGATGGCCGATCTGATCGTGCGCAAAGAAACAAAGGGTTATGATGCCGTAGCAATCTTGCCGCCTTTTAAGAAAATCATTATTGACGAAGCACACCACCTTGAGGATGTGGCAACGGCACATATGAGCTGCACGATTTCGAGAGTAAGGATAACAAAGCTATTGGGAAGACTGATTAACTTAAAGGATAACAGAAAAGGACTTCTGCAGTACCTTAAAAACAAGCTCAAGGAAATGAGTTCGATTCACGATAAATCTATTGCAATGGAAGTTACCAATAGAATCAACGCAGAGATCCTGGAGGAAAGGCAGCGTCTCTACGATACCGTTCAAGGGGTCTTTGAAAATATCTCCAGGGCACTAAGCGAGTACATGAAGAATAAAAACTTTCACAGAGATGACACAAAAGAAAACGAGACCAAATTACGTATCACGACAAGCATGTTTTCCACAACCCTGTGGCAAGACGTTATAGAGATAGGACTCAGGGCATTAAGCACGGACATTCTCAAATTCGTGTCACTATTAACATCTCTGTTAAATGCATTTGAGGAACTATCCAGAAAAGCACAAGATACTCTTTCACCCGTGCTGATAGATATTGTATCCTGCAAGACGCGTCTGAAATTGGTAGCAGGCGACCTTGCCTCCTTCATTACAGAAGATGAAAGGACTTGCAAATGGATGGAAATCAAAAGGTATGCAGGGGTGCCAGTCATTCGATTTTGCGCAGCCCCACTGTCCATTTCCGGCAATTTGAAGGCATATCTGTATGACAATTATACTACAATAATACTGACCTCAGCCACATTGACGATAAGCAAGACCTTTGGATTCTTTAAAAACAATATTGGCTTACACCAAATGCCGGAGGATCGCCTGTCCGAATTAATCGTAGATTCTCCCTTTGATTATAAGAGGCAATCTATTATAGGAATTCCCACGGATATTCCAGAACCTGACAAACCGGGTTATGTTCCAGCCCTCGATGAGAGTATCCTGAAAACCGTGAAAATCTCAGAAGGGCGTGCATTAATTCTGTTTACATCATATAGCCTTCTTGACACCCTCTATCGAAGGTTAGAGCCGCAGATTACACAACTCGGTTATACCTGTTTGAGGCAGGGAATGGATAACCGCCACAACCTCCTTGAAGCCTTTAAAAAAGACACGACCTCGGTTTTATTTGCTACGGACAGCTTCTGGGAGGGAATTGATGTCAAGGGGGACGCTTTGGAATGCGTCATTCTCACCCGATTACCGTTTAAGGTACCTACACAACCGATTATCGAGGCCAGGGCGGAGGCCATCGAAAAATATGGAGGTGATGCCTTCTACGATTACTCCTTACCAATGGCTGTCATTAAATTCAAACAGGGCTTCGGAAGACTCATACGCAGTCGTGAGGATAAGGGGGTAGTGATCATCTTCGATCGTCGTGTGATTACAAAAAAATATGGACATACATTTCTCCGGTCTCTTCCGGATGCCAGATGCATTAAGGACAAGAGGGACATTGTTTTTCGAGAAATGGGGTTGTTTTTATGCAGGAGCCTTGTCCCTTCCCATCAGGAAAATACCTGCTGA
- a CDS encoding pyridoxal-phosphate-dependent aminotransferase family protein, which yields MKKNYLFTPGPTMVPPEVALAEAQPMIHHRTPQFSQIFYELSEDLKYLFQTKTGEVFTLMSSGTGAMEACVANVLSRGNKALVVISGKFGERWAELCKCFGIETITIDVENGKAVNPADIDAALKKTSGISAVFTTQCETSTGVVHDIKSISSLVKKYGALMIVDSITGIGVHQFFMDEWNIDVAITGSQKGCMMPPGLAFVCVNSGAWSVIDKADLPRYYWDFRKMRKELKDKTTPFTPAVSLAMAMKTAMDMIKKEGIENVWKRHARLANATREGAKALGLELFAGEYSSNVLTAIKAPKGVDVDKIIKKLRDETGVTFTGGQDELKGKIIRIGHMGYVNDFDIIVAIAALEKGLYEAGYAVELGKGLSTVQSLLVSKK from the coding sequence ATGAAAAAAAATTATCTGTTTACACCGGGACCAACCATGGTGCCACCTGAGGTTGCATTGGCTGAGGCGCAACCCATGATCCATCACAGGACGCCGCAGTTTTCACAAATCTTTTATGAGTTAAGCGAGGACTTAAAGTACTTATTCCAGACAAAGACAGGCGAGGTCTTTACCCTCATGTCGTCGGGAACGGGCGCTATGGAGGCATGCGTTGCGAATGTCTTGTCCAGAGGCAATAAGGCGCTGGTTGTTATCAGTGGAAAATTCGGTGAGCGCTGGGCAGAGTTGTGCAAGTGTTTTGGCATTGAGACTATTACGATTGATGTTGAAAATGGCAAGGCAGTGAATCCGGCAGATATTGACGCCGCACTCAAGAAGACGTCTGGAATTAGTGCCGTATTTACAACTCAGTGCGAGACCTCTACCGGTGTCGTGCATGATATAAAATCCATTTCTTCTCTTGTGAAGAAATATGGGGCACTCATGATCGTTGATTCCATTACAGGGATCGGTGTCCATCAATTTTTCATGGACGAATGGAATATTGATGTTGCTATTACTGGTTCGCAGAAAGGATGCATGATGCCGCCCGGTCTGGCCTTTGTTTGCGTTAACAGCGGCGCCTGGAGTGTTATTGACAAGGCGGATTTGCCCAGATATTATTGGGATTTCCGAAAGATGCGGAAAGAGTTAAAAGACAAGACGACCCCCTTTACACCTGCGGTTTCTCTGGCCATGGCAATGAAGACGGCTATGGATATGATTAAAAAGGAAGGGATTGAGAATGTGTGGAAGAGACACGCCCGCCTTGCCAATGCCACAAGGGAAGGTGCAAAGGCGCTTGGCCTGGAACTCTTTGCCGGGGAATATTCAAGCAACGTGCTGACAGCAATTAAGGCACCCAAAGGGGTAGATGTTGATAAGATTATAAAAAAGCTGCGGGATGAAACAGGGGTAACTTTTACCGGTGGACAAGACGAGTTGAAAGGGAAAATTATCAGGATTGGCCACATGGGTTATGTAAATGACTTCGATATCATTGTTGCCATTGCTGCACTTGAAAAAGGACTTTATGAAGCGGGATATGCCGTAGAATTAGGGAAAGGGCTTTCTACGGTGCAATCGTTGCTCGTAAGTAAGAAATAA
- a CDS encoding CheR family methyltransferase: MYFTSKTDDTYVINSRIRGMVTFANHNFIKDPPFSKLDVVSCRNLLIYLEPVLQKKLIPLFHYILNPEGFLALGNSETVGEFTHLFSVVDEKCKIFQAGILERYGFLIPPVHISYEMRHGIALLMVWKNLLFQV; this comes from the coding sequence ATGTATTTTACCAGTAAAACAGATGATACATATGTTATCAACAGCCGGATCCGGGGAATGGTGACCTTTGCGAACCACAATTTCATCAAAGATCCGCCTTTTTCCAAACTGGACGTAGTCAGTTGCAGAAATCTGTTGATTTATTTAGAGCCCGTGTTGCAGAAAAAACTCATACCGCTTTTTCACTATATACTAAATCCGGAAGGATTTCTTGCTCTCGGAAACTCAGAGACTGTCGGGGAGTTTACTCACCTGTTTTCAGTCGTGGATGAGAAGTGTAAAATCTTTCAGGCTGGAATTTTGGAGAGATATGGATTCCTGATTCCACCGGTACATATCTCGTACGAAATGCGACATGGTATAGCACTGTTGATGGTTTGGAAAAATTTACTCTTTCAAGTATAG